A section of the Rubrobacter naiadicus genome encodes:
- the atpG gene encoding ATP synthase F1 subunit gamma encodes MASVRDIRRQIASIKNISKMTDALQTVSGVKFRKAEAAVKRSRPYAENFEEMMRAVAASSGSKNPLLVGREEVGAIAVATLTSDRGLCGAFNAQVIRRTMDFRRRQSVPVRQVVSGRKGIAFFRFRRIELAESFSGFTDSPAFENAQEIGQSLTRLFEGEEADEVYLVYNRFQSALVQRPVIMRLLPAAPEEEEGERSTSSPFEFVPDADVILGKLIPRYVETQVFQALLESAAGEHGARMTAMKNATDNANELVETLTLQMNKARQAQITREISEIAAGAEALTSG; translated from the coding sequence TTGGCCTCGGTCCGGGACATCAGGAGGCAGATCGCCTCCATAAAGAACATCTCCAAGATGACCGACGCCCTGCAGACGGTCTCCGGGGTGAAGTTCCGCAAGGCGGAGGCCGCTGTGAAGAGGTCGCGCCCCTACGCCGAGAACTTCGAGGAGATGATGCGGGCCGTCGCGGCGAGTTCGGGGAGCAAGAACCCGCTGCTCGTCGGCCGGGAGGAGGTGGGCGCGATCGCCGTCGCGACGCTCACCTCCGACCGCGGCCTGTGCGGAGCCTTCAACGCGCAGGTGATCCGTCGTACGATGGATTTCCGGCGCAGGCAGAGCGTGCCGGTCCGGCAGGTGGTGAGCGGGCGCAAGGGCATCGCCTTCTTCCGCTTCCGCAGGATAGAGCTGGCGGAGTCCTTCAGCGGCTTCACGGATTCACCGGCCTTCGAGAACGCGCAGGAGATCGGCCAGAGCCTCACCCGCCTGTTCGAGGGCGAGGAGGCCGATGAGGTATATCTCGTCTACAACCGCTTTCAGAGCGCGCTCGTGCAGCGGCCGGTGATCATGCGGCTCTTGCCCGCGGCGCCGGAGGAAGAGGAGGGCGAGCGGAGTACGTCGAGCCCCTTCGAGTTCGTTCCAGACGCGGACGTGATACTGGGCAAGCTCATCCCGCGCTACGTGGAGACGCAGGTCTTCCAGGCTCTCCTGGAGAGCGCGGCCGGGGAGCACGGGGCACGGATGACCGCGATGAAGAACGCCACGGACAACGCCAACGAGCTGGTGGAGACCCTGACGCTGCAGATGAACAAGGCGCGTCAGGCGCAGATCACGCGCGAGATAAGCGAGATCGCCGCCGGTGCGGAGGCACTGACGTCCGGATGA
- the murA gene encoding UDP-N-acetylglucosamine 1-carboxyvinyltransferase — protein MERFVVEGGGGLYGEVEVSGAKNLALKLMAASLLAAGRTVLHNVPHIRDVETMRAVLDELGAPSEFYGSTLEIYGGSITSYTAPYELVRQMRASLVVLGPLVSRFGQAEVSAPGGCNLGLRKFNFHLDGLRRLGADIELDHGFIKASAPHGLRGAEVFFDYPSVTATENIMMAAVLASGTTIVENGAREPEVVELARFLNAMGARIRGAGTGRIVIEGVEELHPVEFAVMPDRIESGTFIMAAAAAGGDVNVKNAVPEHLKMELEKLREMGAELDFEPGKPGVRVRVEEPAELSSVDISTLPFPGFATDHQAQMMVLLTQVSGVGIITENIFENRFQVAEELNRMGAGIDLFGGHRALVRGPKRLSGTVVQAPELRGGAALVMAGLVASGTTVVEGAHHILRGYERLDEKLSSLGASVSFEAVDAPALR, from the coding sequence TTGGAGAGATTCGTGGTCGAGGGCGGCGGCGGGCTTTACGGAGAGGTCGAGGTCTCTGGCGCCAAGAACCTGGCGCTGAAGCTGATGGCGGCCTCGCTGCTCGCCGCCGGTCGGACGGTCCTGCACAACGTTCCGCACATAAGGGATGTGGAGACGATGCGCGCCGTGCTCGACGAGCTCGGCGCTCCTTCCGAGTTCTACGGGAGCACGCTGGAGATATACGGGGGGAGCATAACCTCCTACACCGCCCCGTACGAGCTGGTACGACAGATGCGGGCCAGCCTGGTCGTGCTGGGGCCGCTGGTGAGCCGCTTCGGGCAGGCGGAGGTCTCCGCCCCGGGCGGATGCAATCTGGGGTTGAGGAAGTTCAATTTCCACCTCGACGGGCTCAGGCGTCTCGGGGCGGACATAGAGCTGGATCACGGCTTCATCAAGGCCTCGGCTCCCCACGGGCTGCGGGGGGCGGAGGTCTTCTTCGACTATCCGAGCGTCACGGCGACCGAGAACATCATGATGGCGGCGGTTCTGGCCTCCGGGACGACGATAGTGGAGAACGGGGCGCGCGAGCCGGAGGTCGTGGAGCTGGCGCGCTTCCTGAACGCGATGGGGGCGCGTATCAGGGGGGCCGGAACCGGCCGGATAGTCATAGAGGGCGTGGAAGAGCTCCATCCGGTCGAGTTTGCCGTGATGCCCGACAGGATAGAGTCGGGGACCTTCATCATGGCCGCGGCTGCCGCCGGTGGCGACGTGAACGTGAAAAACGCCGTTCCGGAGCACCTCAAGATGGAGCTCGAGAAGCTGCGCGAGATGGGTGCGGAGCTCGATTTCGAGCCTGGGAAGCCCGGTGTGCGGGTGCGGGTCGAGGAGCCGGCTGAGCTCTCCAGCGTGGACATCTCGACGCTGCCCTTCCCGGGGTTCGCGACCGACCATCAGGCGCAGATGATGGTGCTGCTCACCCAGGTGAGCGGGGTCGGCATCATAACGGAGAACATCTTCGAGAACCGCTTCCAGGTCGCCGAGGAGCTCAACCGCATGGGGGCGGGGATAGACCTCTTCGGGGGACACCGGGCGCTGGTGAGGGGGCCGAAGCGGCTCTCGGGGACGGTCGTGCAGGCTCCGGAGCTGCGCGGCGGGGCCGCGCTGGTGATGGCGGGGCTCGTGGCGAGCGGGACGACCGTGGTGGAGGGTGCACACCACATACTGCGCGGGTACGAGAGGCTCGATGAGAAGCTCTCCTCGCTCGGCGCCTCGGTCTCGTTCGAGGCCGTGGATGCCCCGGCTCTGCGCTGA
- the upp gene encoding uracil phosphoribosyltransferase, protein MSDHPNLHVVDLPLSRHKLSVLRDERTRHREFRQAMHELALILVAEATRRMPTSTVKVHTPLAETEVEEISGPICLVPVLRAGLGMLEGALALLPEATVGFMGLFRDERTAEPVEYYVNLPRNLKDYFVVVLDPMLATGGSLSATLAKLKEEGAVWISCVHAVAAVPGIERVTREHPDVSFYTAAVDPGLDERAFIVPGLGDAGDRLYGTL, encoded by the coding sequence ATGTCTGACCATCCCAACCTTCACGTCGTCGATCTACCCCTGAGCCGGCACAAGCTCTCGGTTCTCAGGGACGAGCGCACCAGACACCGGGAGTTCCGGCAGGCCATGCACGAGCTCGCCCTCATCCTGGTCGCCGAGGCGACACGCCGGATGCCGACGAGCACGGTGAAGGTGCACACCCCGCTCGCCGAGACGGAGGTCGAGGAGATCTCGGGACCCATCTGCCTGGTGCCCGTGTTGCGGGCCGGGCTGGGGATGCTCGAAGGGGCGCTGGCGTTGCTGCCGGAGGCCACGGTCGGTTTCATGGGGCTCTTCCGGGACGAGCGGACCGCCGAGCCGGTCGAGTACTACGTGAACCTTCCGCGCAACCTGAAAGACTACTTCGTCGTCGTGCTCGATCCCATGCTCGCCACCGGCGGCAGCCTCTCCGCCACGCTCGCCAAGCTCAAGGAGGAAGGGGCCGTCTGGATCTCGTGCGTGCACGCCGTGGCCGCCGTACCCGGGATAGAGCGGGTCACGCGCGAGCACCCGGACGTCTCCTTCTACACGGCGGCGGTGGATCCGGGGCTGGACGAGAGAGCGTTCATAGTACCGGGGCTGGGCGATGCGGGGGACAGGCTGTATGGCACGCTCTGA
- the atpE gene encoding ATP synthase F0 subunit C, producing the protein MESATSILELAQTGGFDGTLALLQSNITDQGLKYLGTGIAAGTAVIGSGAGMGYLIGQTIASIHRQPEAFEQTRGLMFLGIGLVEAFALYGLVFAILLAFVL; encoded by the coding sequence TTGGAATCGGCCACCAGCATCCTTGAGCTAGCCCAGACGGGAGGGTTCGACGGCACCCTCGCGCTGCTGCAGTCGAACATCACCGACCAGGGGCTCAAGTATTTGGGCACCGGAATCGCCGCCGGGACGGCGGTCATCGGTTCGGGGGCCGGGATGGGGTATCTGATCGGCCAGACCATAGCGAGCATCCACCGGCAGCCGGAGGCTTTCGAGCAGACCAGGGGGCTCATGTTCCTGGGTATCGGGCTCGTGGAGGCGTTCGCCCTCTACGGTCTGGTCTTCGCGATACTCCTCGCCTTCGTCCTCTAG
- a CDS encoding deoxycytidylate deaminase gives MARSEVSHQTRPSWDEYFMRIAHEVATRSTCPRLAVGAVVVRDRRILTTGYNGSPSGMPHCDEVGCLIRVVDGRESCQRTLHAEQNAIIQAAYHGVSVRGASIYCTHQPCLLCVKMIMNSGIEEVYYDAGYPDSLALEMAAEGGLRMVRLGLDGERS, from the coding sequence ATGGCACGCTCTGAAGTCTCGCACCAAACCCGTCCCTCCTGGGACGAGTACTTCATGCGCATAGCGCACGAGGTCGCCACCCGTTCGACCTGCCCGCGTCTCGCGGTCGGCGCGGTCGTCGTGCGCGACCGCAGGATACTCACCACCGGGTACAACGGCAGCCCCTCCGGAATGCCCCACTGCGACGAGGTGGGGTGTCTGATCCGGGTCGTCGACGGCCGGGAGAGCTGCCAGCGGACGCTCCATGCCGAGCAGAACGCCATCATCCAGGCCGCCTATCACGGGGTGAGCGTGCGCGGGGCCTCGATCTACTGCACCCACCAGCCATGCTTGCTCTGCGTCAAGATGATCATGAACTCCGGTATAGAGGAGGTCTACTACGACGCGGGCTACCCGGACTCCCTGGCGCTGGAGATGGCGGCAGAGGGCGGGCTCAGGATGGTCAGGCTCGGGCTCGACGGGGAGCGGTCGTGA
- the atpB gene encoding F0F1 ATP synthase subunit A, which yields MTATLSLLKLSQEQVREKILHTWSSAEKSWVIPIHIGPLNLSISKIEWFLFIGVAVTFLFLFFGSRALRNRPGAYQVLVEETYGFGRRMLGGQIGPEGMKWFPYTLSIFVLLLVLNLIALIPNTYPVTSNLSFTGALAILTFILTQYEGVKRHGLREYLKSWVPEGSGKLMAPALWFLHLIQEFTKPLTLAMRLYANIIAGHLIIFVFLSFILYYGIYFAVVSVPLAVVFYAFEIFVAVIQAYIFAILTQVYIELAIYGEG from the coding sequence TTGACGGCAACGCTGTCGCTTTTGAAGCTGAGCCAGGAGCAGGTCAGGGAGAAGATCCTCCATACCTGGTCGAGCGCGGAGAAATCCTGGGTCATACCCATCCATATCGGCCCGCTGAACCTCTCCATCAGCAAGATCGAGTGGTTTTTGTTCATCGGGGTGGCCGTGACCTTTCTGTTCCTGTTCTTCGGGAGCCGGGCTCTGAGGAACCGCCCCGGCGCCTACCAGGTCCTCGTGGAGGAGACCTACGGCTTCGGTCGGCGGATGCTCGGAGGCCAGATAGGTCCCGAGGGGATGAAGTGGTTTCCCTACACCCTTTCGATCTTCGTGCTTCTTCTGGTATTGAACCTCATTGCCCTCATCCCCAATACCTACCCGGTGACGAGCAACCTCTCCTTCACCGGTGCGCTTGCCATCCTCACCTTCATCCTCACGCAGTATGAAGGGGTGAAGCGCCACGGCCTGCGTGAGTATCTCAAGAGCTGGGTGCCGGAAGGGTCCGGGAAGCTCATGGCCCCGGCTCTGTGGTTCTTGCACCTCATACAGGAGTTCACGAAACCCCTCACGCTGGCCATGCGACTCTACGCGAACATCATAGCGGGGCACCTCATAATCTTCGTCTTCCTCAGCTTCATCCTCTACTACGGCATCTACTTCGCCGTGGTTTCGGTGCCGCTCGCCGTGGTGTTCTATGCATTCGAGATATTCGTGGCCGTCATCCAGGCATATATATTCGCTATACTTACGCAGGTCTATATAGAGCTGGCCATCTACGGAGAGGGATAG
- the atpH gene encoding ATP synthase F1 subunit delta → MSAVSTYAEALFAAARERGELEEVLGDLKELVEALEGNEELRLFFYGGQLEKREKRRVIDALTEGMSRSTRNFLKVLVDNDREELLPEILLRYEDLVEEHLRRVEVEVVTAIELSEGAVRRLKERLEGILAGREVILRTSVDPEIIGGAVFRFGDRMMDGSLRGQLESLREAMVERSVV, encoded by the coding sequence TTGAGCGCGGTCTCTACTTACGCAGAGGCGCTATTTGCGGCGGCGCGGGAGCGCGGCGAGCTCGAAGAGGTCCTCGGGGATCTGAAGGAGCTGGTCGAGGCGCTCGAGGGGAACGAGGAGCTCAGGCTCTTCTTCTACGGGGGGCAGCTCGAGAAACGCGAGAAGCGGCGGGTCATAGACGCCCTGACCGAGGGTATGAGCCGGTCCACCCGCAACTTCCTCAAGGTGCTCGTGGACAACGACCGCGAGGAGCTGCTCCCCGAGATCCTGCTCCGTTACGAGGATCTCGTCGAGGAGCACCTCCGGCGCGTCGAGGTCGAGGTCGTCACCGCCATCGAGCTTTCCGAGGGGGCGGTCCGGCGTCTCAAGGAGAGGCTGGAGGGTATACTCGCGGGCAGGGAGGTGATCCTGAGGACGAGCGTGGACCCGGAGATAATCGGTGGAGCGGTCTTCAGGTTCGGTGACAGGATGATGGACGGCAGCCTCCGGGGGCAACTGGAGAGCCTGCGGGAGGCGATGGTCGAGAGGAGTGTTGTATAG
- the atpA gene encoding F0F1 ATP synthase subunit alpha, producing MGRLRPEEISSILKGAITDYENRVRTEEVGQVLEVGDGIARVHGLTNAMYQEMLEFEDVRGEKVLGLALNLEEDNVGAIIAGDDRYIQEGSVVRRTGRLVSIPVGSGMLGRVINALGQPIDDRGEIQAEETRPVEIIAPGVIERQPVNEPLQTGIKAIDSMIPIGRGQRELIIGDRKTGKTSIAIDTIINQRDQDVKCIYVAIGQKDSSVAGVVSVLEDAGAMEYTTVINASASQAATLQYLAPYAGCAIGEYFMHQGQDALVIYDDLSKHAVAYRQMMLLLRRPPGREAYPGDIFYLHSRLLERAARLSDERGGGSLTALPIIETKAGDISAYIPTNVISITDGQIFLETDLFNANQRPAIDVGNSVSRVGGAAQIKAMKKVAGTLRLDLSQYRELESFAQFGSDLDKATQDTLARGQRTLGILKQGERQPLPVEEQVAVIFAVTNGFLDEVEVEHVPDWEENFRNYLRDSKADLLRTIREEKDLSDESIAALKEAITQFNEVYEPPETGIAGVSSAGSGEG from the coding sequence ATGGGTAGGCTGAGGCCGGAGGAGATCTCCTCGATACTCAAGGGAGCCATAACCGATTACGAGAACAGGGTCCGCACCGAGGAGGTGGGCCAGGTTCTGGAGGTCGGCGACGGCATCGCCCGGGTGCACGGCCTCACCAACGCGATGTACCAGGAGATGCTCGAGTTCGAGGACGTCCGCGGTGAGAAGGTGCTCGGGCTCGCGCTCAACCTGGAGGAAGACAACGTCGGCGCGATCATCGCCGGGGACGACCGTTACATCCAGGAAGGGTCCGTCGTACGTCGGACCGGACGGCTGGTGAGCATACCCGTGGGGAGTGGGATGCTCGGCCGGGTCATAAACGCGCTCGGACAGCCGATCGATGACAGGGGAGAGATCCAGGCGGAGGAGACCCGGCCGGTGGAGATAATCGCGCCCGGGGTCATAGAACGCCAGCCGGTGAACGAGCCGCTCCAGACCGGGATCAAGGCGATAGACTCCATGATCCCCATCGGCAGGGGGCAGCGGGAGCTGATCATCGGCGACCGCAAGACGGGGAAGACCTCGATCGCGATAGACACGATCATCAACCAGCGCGATCAGGACGTCAAGTGCATCTACGTGGCCATCGGGCAGAAGGATTCCTCGGTCGCGGGGGTGGTGAGCGTGCTCGAGGACGCCGGGGCTATGGAGTACACCACGGTCATAAACGCCTCGGCCTCGCAGGCCGCCACGCTGCAGTACCTGGCGCCCTACGCCGGATGCGCCATCGGCGAGTACTTCATGCACCAGGGGCAGGACGCGCTCGTCATCTACGACGACCTCTCCAAGCACGCCGTGGCCTACCGGCAGATGATGCTCCTCCTGAGGCGGCCGCCGGGCCGCGAGGCGTACCCCGGCGACATCTTCTATCTGCACTCGCGGCTCCTGGAGCGGGCGGCGCGGCTCTCCGACGAGCGCGGGGGTGGGTCGCTCACGGCGCTGCCGATCATCGAGACCAAAGCCGGGGACATCTCGGCGTACATCCCGACGAACGTCATCTCGATAACCGACGGGCAGATCTTCCTCGAGACCGACCTGTTCAACGCGAACCAGCGCCCGGCGATAGACGTCGGGAACTCGGTGAGCCGGGTCGGCGGCGCTGCCCAGATAAAGGCGATGAAGAAGGTCGCCGGCACCCTGCGGCTCGACCTCTCCCAGTACCGGGAGCTCGAGAGCTTCGCCCAGTTCGGCAGCGATCTGGACAAAGCCACCCAGGATACACTGGCCCGCGGACAGCGTACGCTCGGCATCCTCAAGCAGGGTGAGCGCCAGCCGCTGCCGGTCGAGGAGCAGGTCGCGGTCATCTTCGCGGTGACCAACGGTTTCCTCGACGAGGTGGAGGTCGAGCACGTCCCGGACTGGGAGGAGAACTTCAGGAATTACCTCCGGGACAGCAAGGCGGACCTGCTCAGGACCATCCGCGAGGAGAAGGACCTCTCCGACGAGAGCATCGCGGCCCTCAAGGAGGCCATCACGCAGTTCAACGAGGTCTACGAGCCGCCGGAGACCGGTATAGCTGGGGTCTCCTCGGCCGGCTCCGGGGAGGGATAG
- a CDS encoding AtpZ/AtpI family protein: MGGNYARYIGIGFAFVTMIVALAAGGFFVDGLAGTLPLFTILGLVAGFAGALYYVYLAVKGLGGR; encoded by the coding sequence ATGGGCGGTAACTATGCCCGATACATAGGAATTGGGTTTGCTTTCGTAACGATGATCGTCGCGCTGGCGGCCGGCGGTTTTTTCGTGGACGGGCTCGCCGGGACCCTGCCCCTTTTCACCATCCTCGGGTTGGTGGCGGGGTTCGCCGGAGCACTCTACTACGTCTACCTGGCCGTGAAGGGCCTGGGGGGGAGATGA
- the atpF gene encoding F0F1 ATP synthase subunit B has product MGGGIFDVTNTSLVFWELVSFAILLILLYRFVYPVLREQIQRRQAAIEQAIEEAERTREEARELLEEYRRQMEEARQEARRILDEARRQGEAQRERTKAEARQEAERIIRQAREEIGRERDAALREVRQEVAEMVIQAAEQVLRREIDREEHERLIQAALDDLEAEVAGSVSGG; this is encoded by the coding sequence ATGGGCGGCGGAATATTCGATGTGACCAACACGAGCCTCGTCTTTTGGGAGCTCGTGAGCTTCGCCATCCTGCTCATCCTGCTCTACCGTTTCGTCTACCCGGTGCTCCGGGAGCAGATACAGCGCCGTCAGGCCGCCATCGAGCAGGCCATCGAGGAAGCCGAGCGGACCCGGGAAGAGGCGCGGGAGCTCCTCGAGGAGTACCGGAGGCAGATGGAAGAGGCCCGGCAGGAGGCGCGCCGCATCCTGGATGAGGCGAGGAGGCAGGGTGAAGCCCAGCGCGAACGGACCAAGGCCGAGGCCCGGCAGGAGGCCGAGCGGATAATCCGGCAGGCCCGGGAGGAGATCGGGCGCGAGCGCGACGCCGCGCTGCGTGAGGTGCGCCAGGAGGTCGCCGAGATGGTCATACAGGCCGCGGAGCAGGTGCTGCGGCGCGAGATAGACCGGGAGGAGCACGAGAGGCTCATCCAGGCCGCTCTGGACGACCTCGAGGCCGAGGTCGCCGGCTCGGTGAGCGGAGGTTAG
- the atpC gene encoding ATP synthase F1 subunit epsilon, giving the protein MTQEQRSEESRQLYCRVITPERVVFDEPADLVITRIADGDIGVMAQHAPTISTVEIGEVRIRQGEEVKIFAVSDGFFKMSENLVQILVEEAVRPEDIDVEAAEHRIEEASRSLESLDRERPGWERIEREMERRRKVGENLVLVARRHGQQQ; this is encoded by the coding sequence GTGACGCAGGAGCAGCGCAGCGAGGAGAGCCGGCAGCTCTACTGCCGGGTCATAACCCCCGAGAGGGTCGTCTTCGACGAGCCGGCCGACCTCGTCATAACCCGCATCGCCGACGGCGACATCGGGGTCATGGCGCAGCATGCTCCGACGATCTCGACCGTCGAGATCGGGGAGGTGCGCATAAGACAGGGGGAGGAGGTAAAGATCTTCGCCGTCTCCGACGGGTTCTTCAAGATGTCCGAGAACCTGGTGCAGATACTGGTCGAGGAGGCGGTGCGACCCGAGGACATAGACGTAGAGGCCGCGGAGCACAGGATCGAGGAGGCCAGCAGATCTCTCGAGAGTCTGGACCGCGAACGGCCGGGCTGGGAGAGGATCGAACGGGAGATGGAGCGCCGCCGGAAGGTGGGGGAGAACTTGGTGTTGGTGGCGCGCCGGCACGGACAGCAGCAGTAG
- the atpD gene encoding F0F1 ATP synthase subunit beta — MTEDGNEKRRERVGGEADGHVEGGVGRVVEVKGPVVDVRFPPEEIPEIYNALTLEMDTGEGEKTTLTLEVQQLLGDDVARTVAMGPTDGLKRGVEVRDTGRPVAVPVGKAVLGRVLNVLGEPVDEEGPIDGAEDRWPIHRPAPRFEDLSTQAEQFVTGIKVVDLLCPVRRGGKVGLFGGAGVGKTVLIQELIHNIAYQYEGTSVFAGVGERTREGNDLYLEMQEAGVLGNTALVFGQMNEPPGARFRVGLTGVTLSEYFRDELGQDVLFFLDNIFRFAQAGNEVSTLMGRMPSEVGYQPTLGTEMGALQERITSTKKGAITSFQAVYVPADDYTDPAPFTVFAHLDSTVELTRSLTEQGIYPAVDPLTSTSTILDPAVVGEEHYQVAQQVKSILQRYKELQDIIAILGIDELSEEDKMIVGRARRLQRFLSQPMFVAEQFTGQEGKFVELEENVQSFKEVVEGKHDDLPEQAFYMVGGIDEALEKARKISGEEREKEGEAA, encoded by the coding sequence ATGACCGAGGACGGGAACGAAAAGAGGCGCGAACGAGTCGGTGGTGAGGCCGACGGGCACGTGGAAGGCGGCGTCGGTCGGGTCGTAGAGGTGAAGGGGCCGGTGGTGGACGTGAGGTTCCCGCCGGAGGAGATCCCCGAGATCTACAACGCCCTCACGCTGGAGATGGACACCGGAGAGGGTGAGAAGACCACGTTGACCCTGGAGGTACAGCAGCTCCTCGGCGACGACGTGGCGCGTACGGTGGCGATGGGCCCCACCGACGGCCTGAAGCGCGGCGTGGAGGTCAGGGACACCGGCCGTCCGGTCGCGGTACCGGTGGGCAAGGCCGTCCTGGGCCGGGTGCTCAACGTGCTCGGTGAGCCCGTCGACGAGGAGGGGCCCATCGACGGCGCCGAGGATCGCTGGCCGATCCACCGTCCCGCGCCGCGCTTCGAGGACCTCTCCACCCAGGCCGAGCAGTTCGTCACCGGCATCAAGGTCGTCGACCTCCTGTGCCCGGTGAGGCGCGGCGGGAAGGTCGGGCTCTTCGGCGGTGCCGGTGTCGGGAAGACGGTCCTGATCCAGGAGCTCATCCACAACATCGCCTACCAGTACGAGGGGACGAGCGTCTTCGCCGGCGTCGGGGAGCGCACCCGCGAGGGCAACGACCTCTATCTGGAGATGCAGGAGGCCGGCGTTCTCGGGAACACCGCCCTCGTGTTCGGTCAGATGAACGAGCCGCCCGGCGCGCGCTTCAGGGTCGGGCTCACCGGCGTCACGCTCTCGGAGTACTTCCGGGACGAGCTCGGGCAGGACGTCCTCTTCTTCCTGGACAACATCTTCCGCTTCGCGCAGGCTGGCAACGAGGTCTCCACGCTCATGGGCCGGATGCCCTCCGAGGTCGGCTACCAGCCCACCCTCGGGACGGAGATGGGGGCCCTGCAGGAGAGGATCACCTCGACCAAGAAGGGTGCGATAACCAGCTTCCAGGCGGTCTACGTCCCGGCCGACGACTACACCGACCCCGCCCCCTTCACGGTCTTCGCCCACCTCGACTCCACGGTCGAGCTCACCAGGAGCCTCACCGAGCAGGGGATCTACCCGGCAGTCGACCCGCTGACCTCGACCTCGACCATCCTCGACCCGGCGGTGGTCGGTGAGGAGCACTACCAGGTGGCGCAGCAGGTGAAGAGCATCCTGCAGCGCTACAAGGAGCTGCAGGACATCATCGCGATCCTGGGTATCGATGAGCTCTCCGAGGAAGACAAGATGATCGTGGGGAGGGCCCGGAGGCTGCAGCGGTTCCTCTCGCAGCCGATGTTCGTCGCCGAGCAGTTCACCGGCCAGGAGGGCAAGTTCGTCGAGCTGGAGGAGAACGTACAGAGCTTCAAGGAGGTCGTCGAGGGCAAGCACGACGACCTTCCCGAGCAGGCCTTCTACATGGTCGGCGGTATCGACGAGGCGCTCGAGAAGGCCAGGAAGATAAGCGGCGAGGAGCGGGAGAAAGAGGGCGAGGCGGCCTAG